In a genomic window of Desulfonatronovibrio magnus:
- a CDS encoding desulfoferrodoxin codes for MPEIREIYKCEACGNIVEVVHGGQGELVCCGQPMKLMTENTVDAAKEKHVPVIEKTADGFKVKVGSVDHPMEEKHYIEWIELIADGKSYKEFLKPGQAPEAEFCIKAQKVTVREYCNIHGLWKAEA; via the coding sequence ATGCCTGAGATTAGGGAAATTTACAAATGCGAGGCCTGTGGAAATATAGTAGAAGTGGTACATGGCGGTCAGGGTGAACTAGTGTGCTGTGGTCAGCCCATGAAATTGATGACTGAAAACACTGTTGACGCAGCCAAGGAAAAACATGTTCCAGTGATTGAAAAAACTGCTGACGGCTTCAAAGTAAAAGTAGGCAGTGTGGATCATCCCATGGAAGAAAAACATTATATTGAATGGATTGAGTTAATTGCTGATGGAAAGTCTTACAAGGAATTCCTCAAGCCCGGACAGGCTCCTGAAGCAGAGTTTTGCATTAAAGCACAAAAGGTAACTGTTAGAGAATACTGTAACATTCACGGCCTGTGGAAAGCTGAAGCATAG
- the rd gene encoding rubredoxin → MDKYVCEVCGYVYDPAEGDPDNGVAAGTKFEDLPDDWVCPVCGADKDSFAKEA, encoded by the coding sequence ATGGACAAATATGTATGTGAAGTATGTGGTTATGTGTATGATCCCGCTGAGGGAGATCCTGACAATGGCGTAGCAGCCGGCACAAAATTTGAGGACCTCCCAGACGACTGGGTCTGTCCTGTGTGCGGGGCTGACAAGGACAGTTTTGCTAAAGAAGCTTAG
- the rbr gene encoding rubrerythrin, with amino-acid sequence MKSVKGTKTEKNILTAFAGESQARNRYTYFAKQAKKDGYVHLANIFEETANQEKEHAKRLFKFLEGGEVEIQAAFPAGKIGTTMENLQEAANGEKYEHETMYPEFAQVAMEEGFPEVAAAMEAIAVAEQLHERRYRGFIANIEKGTVFRKDQEVIWKCQNCGYTHKGKEALEECPSCVHPKAHFEVLCENWQ; translated from the coding sequence ATGAAATCTGTTAAAGGAACTAAAACTGAAAAAAACATTCTTACCGCGTTTGCTGGAGAATCACAGGCGCGCAATCGATACACTTATTTTGCTAAGCAAGCTAAAAAAGACGGTTATGTGCATCTGGCCAACATTTTTGAAGAAACAGCCAACCAGGAAAAAGAGCATGCCAAAAGGCTGTTTAAGTTTCTGGAAGGTGGTGAGGTAGAGATTCAGGCTGCTTTTCCAGCTGGAAAAATAGGAACAACCATGGAAAATCTGCAGGAGGCAGCCAACGGTGAAAAGTACGAGCACGAAACCATGTACCCTGAATTTGCCCAGGTGGCCATGGAAGAAGGCTTTCCTGAAGTGGCAGCAGCCATGGAAGCCATTGCTGTAGCTGAGCAGCTGCATGAAAGAAGGTACAGAGGCTTTATCGCTAATATTGAAAAGGGTACTGTTTTCAGAAAAGATCAGGAAGTTATCTGGAAGTGTCAGAACTGTGGTTACACTCATAAGGGTAAGGAAGCCTTGGAGGAATGCCCTTCCTGTGTCCACCCCAAGGCACATTTTGAGGTTCTTTGCGAGAACTGGCAATAA
- a CDS encoding rubredoxin yields MIKYECAVCGYVYNPVLAERTGLPRDTQFEDIPDDWCCPQCGTKKKYFVAKSQETKKE; encoded by the coding sequence GTGATTAAATATGAGTGTGCGGTGTGCGGTTATGTGTATAACCCTGTACTCGCTGAAAGAACAGGGCTGCCGAGAGACACGCAGTTTGAAGATATACCTGATGACTGGTGCTGTCCTCAATGTGGAACAAAGAAAAAGTATTTCGTTGCTAAATCCCAGGAAACCAAAAAGGAGTAA
- a CDS encoding rubredoxin, whose protein sequence is MSAPEEMWQCQMTNCGYVYDPDRGDRKGKITKGTKFEDLPDDWKCPVCGGGKKCFRPLAGPGSAKEEKCEV, encoded by the coding sequence ATGTCGGCTCCCGAAGAAATGTGGCAATGTCAGATGACTAATTGTGGCTACGTCTATGATCCGGACAGGGGAGATCGTAAAGGAAAAATCACTAAAGGCACGAAATTTGAGGATCTCCCTGATGACTGGAAATGTCCGGTTTGTGGTGGAGGGAAAAAATGTTTTCGTCCCCTGGCTGGGCCAGGGTCGGCAAAGGAAGAAAAATGCGAGGTGTAG
- a CDS encoding Fur family transcriptional regulator, which produces MRLTKQRKLILHILQHTVAHPTATEIYDEVRKKLPNISLGTVYRNLDVLSRQGYVRKIDTCGDQNRFDGVTDDHLHIICTSCGKVRDVEGEIDVCADNIANLASGFKVTGFRFEVLGACQDCQNTF; this is translated from the coding sequence ATGAGGTTGACAAAGCAAAGGAAGTTAATACTTCATATTCTTCAGCATACAGTTGCCCATCCAACAGCTACTGAGATTTATGATGAAGTAAGGAAGAAGCTTCCCAATATCAGCCTGGGCACCGTTTATCGCAATTTAGACGTTTTGAGCAGGCAGGGTTATGTGCGTAAGATTGATACCTGTGGCGATCAGAATCGTTTTGATGGGGTTACAGATGACCATCTGCACATCATTTGTACATCTTGCGGAAAAGTGCGTGATGTAGAAGGGGAAATTGATGTTTGTGCAGACAATATAGCGAATCTGGCATCAGGCTTCAAAGTTACAGGTTTCAGGTTTGAAGTGCTGGGTGCCTGTCAGGATTGCCAGAATACGTTTTAA